One region of Carya illinoinensis cultivar Pawnee chromosome 8, C.illinoinensisPawnee_v1, whole genome shotgun sequence genomic DNA includes:
- the LOC122319247 gene encoding probable plastid-lipid-associated protein 8, chloroplastic, with product MAIHSSTLIPSSFGGAKHSKPKLLKSCSLPSNPPPLVSFPYRHRHRKALRISASVSVSNPEVRTGSDDLVASILSKSGCRLLLSSNITWWWLLECFGPPCFQNQEMIQVVDAPETVRNKVSFSAFGFLDGEVSLTGTLTALDDR from the exons ATGGCCATTCATTCTTCCACTCTAATACCATCCTCATTCGGAGGCGCCAAGCATTCAAAACCTAAACTTCTAAAGTCTTGCTCACTTCCCTCCAACCCACCTCCTTTAGTTTCATTTCCTTATCGACACCGCCACCGCAAAGCGTTGAGAATTTCGGCCTCTGTGTCGGTCTCCAACCCGGAGGTGCGGACCGGTTCCGATGATCTTGTTGCGTCTATCCTCTCCAAG AGTGGATGTCGTTTACTGCTCAGTTCCAACATCACCTGGTGGTGGCTACTGGAGTGCTTTGGGCCGCCTTGTTTTCAAAACCAAGAAATGATACAGGTTGTTGATGCACCTGAAACTGTCAGGAACAAGGTCTCCTTTTCTGCTTTTGGGTTTCTGGATGGGGAAGTCTCTTTGACAG GGACACTGACGGCTCTTGatgatagatag
- the LOC122317988 gene encoding glycosyltransferase BC10-like, protein MKKVSAWRRSIGDTMSGSRQRLRLMRPILTWTIVLVSFASIFLFGVYIHPPRSSIACSVFSSGGCAVPEQHPSQELSDDQIAARVVLKEILKIPPIQSKNPKIAFMFLASGSLPLEEIWDNFFRGHEGRFSVYVHSSNEQPVHVSPYFKGRDIRREKVVWGEISMVDAEKRLLANALLDPDNQQFVLLSESCIPLHGFQYVYHYLIYTNVSFIDSILDPGPAGVGRYSERMFPEVKIDDFRKASQWFSLKRQHAVMVISDSFYYRKFSLYCRRNMDGQHCFSDEHYFATLFHMTDPAGISNWSVTHVDWSEKNRHPKTYMAPDVTHELLKNIASLDESIKFTSEEKNRAMVTPCLWNGKKRPCFLFARKFHPETLDKLMYIFSNHMTSSTP, encoded by the exons atgaagaaagttTCTGCATGGCGCCGAAGCATAGGAGACACAATGTCTGGGTCAAGACAGAGATTACGTTTAATGAGGCCAATTTTAACATGGACTATTGTCTTGGTTTCTTTTGCGAGCATTTTTCTGTTTGGTGTCTATATTCACCCACCAAGAAGCTCAATTGCATGCTCTGTCTTTTCTTCTGGTGGTTGTGCTGTGCCGGAACAGCATCCTTCACAGGAATTAAGTGATGATCAGATTGCGGCTCGAgttgtattaaaagaaattttgaagatacCACCCATTCAatcaaaaaacccaaaaattgCTTTCATGTTTCTGGCTTCAGGTTCATTACCTTTGGAGGAGATCTGGGATAACTTTTTCCGT GGCCATGAGGGCAGATTCTCTGTTTATGTGCATTCATCTAATGAACAACCAGTGCATGTTAGCCCCTATTTCAAGGGCCGGGACATTCGGAGAGAGAAG GTGGTCTGGGGAGAAATCTCCATGGTTGATGCAGAGAAGAGGCTTTTGGCAAATGCACTCCTAGATCCTGATAACCAGCAGTTTGTACTGCTGTCTGAAAG TTGTATACCCCTGCATGGCTTCCAATATGTGTATCACTATCTGATATATACAAATGTCAGCTTTATTGACAG CATCTTGGATCCTGGCCCCGCGGGAGTAGGCAGGTATTCAGAGCGTATGTTTCCTGAGGTTAAAATAGATGATTTCCGAAAGGCTTCACAG TGGTTCTCCCTGAAGCGGCAGCATGCTGTAATGGTTATATCTGACAGTTTTTACTACAGGAAATTCAGCCTTTACTGCAGG CGAAATATGGATGGGCAGCACTGTTTTTCAGACGAGCATTACTTTGCAACTCTATTTCAT ATGACTGATCCTGCTGGCATTTCAAATTGGTCTGTAACACATGTTGATTGGTCCGAAAAAAACCGGCACCCGAAAACATATATGGCTCCAGATGTTACTCATGAGCTCCTGAAGAACATTGCA TCTTTGGATGAGAGCATAAAGTTTACATCCGAGGaaaag AATAGAGCAATGGTCACCCCTTGCTTATGGAATGGGAAGAAGCGGCCTTGTTTTTTATTTGCCAGAAAATTCCATCCTGAAACCTTGGATAAATTGATGTACATTTTCTCCAACCATATGACAAGTTCGACACCTTAA